From a single Natronorubrum tibetense GA33 genomic region:
- a CDS encoding PAS domain S-box protein, which yields MSNRADATGLTFWGDVDDDVALQRYRTLVDTIDDSVYQLDADGHFVAVNETIVDTTGYSRDELIGEHVSLVVDEADVERINGEIRAQLEGGEELTPFELSIHTANGSRIPCELRINVLLDDGEFAGTIGVARDISDRKRQRETLESAQASYDSITSVVDEADIGVFILDESFDVMWVDQSIEEYLGLDRESIIGRDKRTVIEESVAEKFADPHAFARNVLATYDDNSYVERFECRVTADPATGREERWLEHRSKPIRSGQYAGGRVELYYDITDRKRSEGALKESEERFRSLVNAVEEYAIFRLDSDGCVASWNEGARQIKGYERGEILGSHVSTFYTDDDCRTNVPAETLERARSAGSIETEGWRVRKDGSRFWANVTITSVVDDTGTHRGYVKVTRDMTDQREREQQLQRERDLIDRVFETSPVGIVAFDEDGAVTRVNERYLDILGLSESGLETYTKAGGTICDANGEPVSQAGHPFTRALRTGEPVFDRVLQLETPGADDRRWFVTNAAPILDDDGTVNRVVATAEDVTALKERERELESELEAILSRITDAFYALDDDWTFTYVNDRAAELIDVEDRGLHGRNLWEVFEWAADSKLREEYEQAMATQEPTSFELYYPAPLETWFEIHAYPSETGLSVYFRDITDRKERERKLTESERRYRTLVEYFPNGIVTLFDHDRRYTLAAGRGFDRVPVEPSDLEGSHFRDAWNEAAADALEPIFEAVLEEGEERSIELTYAGREWVVRAVPITDERGDVFAGMTMAQDVTERNQRERALREERNLVERIVDTSPVGIVTLDGNGDFDRVNRRAREILGYPEGEFEDAVADLEGLDPVEPDGDPLSTTAIPPYRVFREGETIHDFEMGVRRADGQRIWVSVSGTPLYDDGEITGAVITFADISERKEYQRRLEASNERLEQFAYAASHDLQEPLRMVSSYLQLIERRYADEFDEEGEEFLAYAVDGADRMRDMIEGLLEYSRVETKGDPLEPIDLEDVIDDVLGNLRLQIEETDAEISVGDLPRVSGDGDQLRQVFQNLLSNAIEYSGDEPPMIDIDAERAGSRWRIDIEDEGIGIDPDETERIFEVFQRLHSREEHPGTGIGLALCQRIAERHGGEIRVDSDPGEGSTFSVVLPAADEQGRRQ from the coding sequence ATGAGCAACCGAGCGGACGCCACGGGACTGACGTTCTGGGGAGACGTCGACGACGACGTGGCGCTGCAGCGCTACCGGACGCTCGTCGATACGATCGACGACAGCGTGTATCAGCTCGACGCCGACGGCCACTTCGTCGCGGTCAACGAGACGATCGTCGACACGACGGGGTATTCCCGCGACGAACTCATCGGCGAGCACGTCTCGCTCGTCGTCGACGAGGCGGATGTCGAACGCATCAACGGCGAGATTCGTGCCCAACTCGAGGGCGGGGAAGAACTGACGCCGTTCGAACTCTCGATTCACACTGCGAACGGCTCCCGAATCCCCTGCGAGCTCCGTATCAACGTGTTGCTAGACGACGGCGAGTTCGCCGGGACGATCGGCGTCGCACGCGACATTTCTGACCGAAAACGACAACGGGAGACGCTCGAGTCGGCGCAAGCGTCCTACGATTCGATCACGAGTGTCGTCGACGAGGCCGATATCGGCGTCTTCATCCTCGACGAGTCGTTCGACGTGATGTGGGTGGACCAATCGATCGAGGAGTATCTGGGACTCGACCGCGAGTCGATCATTGGGCGAGACAAACGAACGGTGATCGAGGAGTCCGTCGCCGAGAAGTTCGCCGATCCCCACGCGTTCGCCCGGAATGTGCTGGCCACGTACGATGACAACAGCTACGTCGAACGTTTCGAGTGTCGAGTCACCGCAGATCCAGCGACCGGGCGCGAGGAACGCTGGCTCGAGCACCGGAGCAAACCGATCCGCTCGGGACAGTACGCGGGCGGCCGCGTCGAACTCTACTACGACATCACCGATCGGAAGCGTTCCGAGGGAGCGCTCAAGGAGAGCGAGGAGCGGTTTCGCTCGCTGGTCAACGCGGTCGAGGAGTACGCCATCTTCCGACTCGATTCGGACGGCTGCGTCGCCAGCTGGAACGAGGGGGCGCGACAGATCAAGGGGTACGAACGCGGGGAGATACTCGGTTCACACGTCTCCACGTTCTACACTGATGACGACTGCAGGACGAACGTTCCCGCAGAAACCCTCGAGCGAGCGCGGTCCGCGGGCTCGATCGAGACGGAAGGCTGGCGCGTACGAAAGGACGGCAGCCGGTTTTGGGCGAACGTGACGATCACGTCGGTCGTCGACGATACCGGCACGCACCGCGGCTACGTGAAGGTCACCCGCGACATGACCGATCAGCGCGAACGGGAGCAACAGCTCCAGCGCGAACGCGACCTTATCGATCGCGTCTTCGAGACCAGCCCCGTCGGGATCGTGGCGTTCGACGAGGACGGGGCAGTTACCCGAGTCAACGAGCGCTACCTGGATATCCTCGGCCTCTCGGAGTCGGGGCTCGAAACGTACACGAAGGCGGGCGGGACGATTTGCGACGCGAACGGCGAGCCGGTTTCGCAGGCGGGCCATCCCTTCACACGGGCGCTTCGGACCGGCGAGCCGGTGTTCGATCGGGTGCTCCAGCTCGAGACACCGGGTGCGGACGACCGACGATGGTTCGTGACGAACGCCGCTCCGATTCTCGACGACGACGGGACCGTCAATCGCGTCGTGGCCACCGCGGAGGACGTGACCGCGCTCAAAGAGCGCGAACGCGAACTCGAGAGCGAACTCGAGGCGATCCTCAGCCGGATCACCGACGCCTTCTACGCGCTCGACGACGACTGGACATTCACCTACGTCAACGATCGAGCGGCGGAGTTGATCGACGTCGAGGATCGCGGCTTGCACGGACGAAACCTCTGGGAAGTCTTCGAGTGGGCGGCCGACTCGAAACTTCGCGAGGAGTACGAGCAGGCGATGGCAACGCAGGAACCGACCTCGTTCGAACTTTACTACCCCGCCCCGCTCGAGACCTGGTTCGAGATTCACGCTTACCCCTCCGAGACGGGGCTCTCGGTCTACTTCCGGGACATCACCGACCGGAAGGAGCGAGAGCGAAAACTCACGGAGTCGGAGCGGCGCTACCGCACCCTCGTCGAGTACTTCCCCAACGGAATCGTCACCCTGTTCGACCACGACCGCCGGTACACGTTGGCGGCGGGGAGAGGGTTCGATCGGGTTCCGGTCGAGCCATCGGACCTCGAGGGAAGCCACTTCCGCGACGCGTGGAACGAAGCGGCCGCCGACGCGCTCGAACCGATCTTCGAGGCCGTCCTCGAGGAGGGCGAGGAACGATCGATCGAACTCACGTATGCCGGCCGGGAGTGGGTGGTTCGGGCCGTCCCGATCACCGACGAGCGCGGCGACGTCTTTGCGGGAATGACGATGGCCCAGGACGTCACCGAGCGAAACCAGCGCGAACGAGCGCTCCGGGAGGAACGAAACCTCGTCGAGCGGATCGTCGACACCAGCCCCGTCGGAATCGTCACCCTCGACGGGAACGGCGACTTCGACCGCGTCAATCGCCGCGCGCGGGAGATTCTGGGCTATCCCGAGGGCGAGTTCGAGGACGCCGTCGCCGACCTCGAGGGGTTAGACCCGGTCGAACCGGACGGTGATCCCCTCTCGACGACGGCGATTCCTCCCTACCGCGTCTTCCGTGAAGGGGAGACGATTCACGACTTCGAGATGGGGGTCCGCCGGGCCGACGGCCAGCGGATCTGGGTTTCGGTCAGCGGCACCCCGCTGTACGACGACGGCGAGATCACCGGGGCCGTGATCACGTTCGCCGACATCTCCGAACGTAAGGAGTACCAGCGGCGACTCGAGGCGTCGAACGAACGGTTAGAGCAGTTCGCCTACGCCGCCAGCCACGATCTGCAGGAGCCGCTCCGGATGGTCTCGAGCTACCTCCAGCTGATCGAGCGACGCTACGCCGACGAGTTCGACGAGGAGGGCGAGGAGTTCCTCGCGTATGCCGTCGACGGCGCTGATCGAATGCGTGACATGATCGAGGGGCTGCTCGAGTACTCGCGCGTCGAGACGAAGGGGGACCCGCTCGAGCCGATCGATCTCGAAGACGTGATCGACGACGTGCTCGGGAATCTGCGCCTGCAGATCGAGGAGACCGACGCCGAGATTTCGGTCGGCGACCTGCCGCGGGTCAGCGGCGACGGCGACCAGCTCCGACAGGTGTTCCAGAACCTGCTGTCGAACGCAATCGAGTACAGCGGCGACGAACCGCCCATGATCGACATCGACGCCGAACGAGCGGGGTCGCGGTGGCGGATCGACATCGAGGACGAGGGCATCGGCATTGATCCGGACGAGACGGAACGGATTTTCGAGGTATTCCAGCGGCTGCACAGCCGCGAGGAGCATCCGGGCACGGGGATCGGGTTGGCGCTCTGTCAGCGGATCGCCGAACGCCACGGCGGCGAGATTCGGGTCGACTCCGATCCCGGCGAGGGCTCGACGTTCTCGGTGGTGCTACCGGCGGCGGACGAGCAGGGTCGCCGACAGTGA
- a CDS encoding SPW repeat domain-containing protein has protein sequence MSEIRATTDRSAIPVRTAAFAAALGAWILWSGVILTGSGLIIMNNFLAGAAIAAFAAYTAGWPDGGPLPSVAAPALAALLGLWVLAAPFVLEVTADRLLWSNVIAGALVAILAGGSIYGSWQLTQARASGA, from the coding sequence ATGAGCGAGATACGCGCGACGACCGATCGATCGGCGATCCCGGTTCGGACGGCCGCGTTCGCCGCCGCGCTCGGTGCCTGGATCCTCTGGTCGGGAGTCATCCTGACGGGCTCCGGCCTGATCATTATGAACAACTTCCTTGCTGGCGCAGCGATCGCCGCGTTCGCGGCGTACACCGCCGGCTGGCCGGACGGCGGTCCGCTGCCGAGCGTCGCCGCACCGGCCCTTGCCGCACTCCTCGGGCTGTGGGTGCTCGCCGCCCCGTTCGTCCTCGAGGTAACCGCAGACCGACTCCTCTGGAGTAACGTGATCGCCGGCGCGCTCGTAGCAATCCTGGCCGGCGGGAGCATCTACGGGAGCTGGCAGCTGACGCAGGCGAGAGCGAGCGGTGCCTGA
- a CDS encoding response regulator encodes MASGDTQMDGVVDILLVEPNPGDTRLFTENFRDAKLLNTIHSVSDGESALEFVRQRGEYADVPVPDIILLEPQLPGTSGMDVLAELNCDSVLREIPVVILTSSKAGEDIVKDHDLEGDCYIRKPVAPEEFVDFVQSLEEFWFAIVRNPVDSD; translated from the coding sequence ATGGCTTCGGGGGACACGCAGATGGACGGAGTGGTCGACATCCTGTTAGTCGAGCCGAACCCAGGCGATACGCGGCTCTTTACCGAGAACTTCAGGGACGCGAAACTGCTCAACACGATCCACTCCGTCTCCGACGGCGAATCCGCACTCGAGTTCGTCCGCCAGCGCGGCGAGTACGCGGACGTCCCGGTACCGGACATCATCTTGCTCGAGCCACAACTTCCCGGAACCAGCGGTATGGACGTTCTCGCGGAGCTGAACTGCGACTCGGTGCTCCGTGAGATCCCCGTCGTCATCCTTACGAGTTCGAAAGCGGGCGAGGATATCGTCAAAGACCACGATCTCGAGGGCGACTGCTACATCCGAAAACCGGTCGCTCCGGAGGAGTTCGTGGATTTCGTGCAGTCGCTCGAGGAGTTCTGGTTCGCGATCGTTCGAAATCCGGTCGACAGCGACTGA
- a CDS encoding response regulator: protein MATGDDESDGEIGETIDILLIEPNPGDTRLFEENFKDAKLMNAVHAVTDGEAALEFVHQRGEYADAPRPDLILLEPQLPGQSAMEVLAELNDESALREAPVIVLTSSETGESIVKSHDLEADAYIQKPVETDEFIEFVQEVEEFWFAIVKTEAAN, encoded by the coding sequence ATGGCAACAGGAGACGACGAGAGCGATGGCGAAATCGGGGAGACGATCGACATCTTACTGATCGAGCCGAATCCGGGCGATACGCGTCTCTTCGAGGAGAATTTCAAAGACGCGAAACTCATGAACGCCGTCCACGCCGTCACCGACGGCGAGGCGGCACTCGAGTTCGTCCACCAACGCGGCGAGTACGCGGACGCCCCGCGACCAGATCTGATCCTGCTCGAGCCACAGCTTCCCGGCCAGAGCGCCATGGAGGTCCTCGCAGAACTGAACGACGAATCCGCACTCCGTGAGGCCCCCGTAATCGTGCTCACGAGTTCGGAGACGGGTGAATCGATCGTCAAATCTCACGACCTCGAGGCGGACGCCTACATCCAGAAACCGGTAGAGACCGACGAGTTCATCGAGTTCGTCCAGGAGGTCGAGGAGTTCTGGTTCGCGATCGTCAAAACCGAAGCCGCCAACTGA
- a CDS encoding tyrosine-type recombinase/integrase — MSRDLSPREARDRFLSRRKQENTEKTVRSYKNRLTRFVQWAEDEGIDSMADLSGWDLDEYRAAREAAGIAPATLKGQLTAVKQLLDYCASIDVVGDDLPDKVNVPTLSRSEESNDTMLEVDDASSLLSFFRSSTDWFGRPQHAFLEVAWHVGARMSGIRALDLRDFDPDRQTLEFRHRPPTLLKNKEEGERVVGISEPVVKALRTYIARERFEKRDEKGRQPLFCGRQGRPSDTTFRAWSYVGTHPCLVIQCPHGNRRQTCDFTRRNHASKCPSSRSPHAIRTGSITWQLLRGLAIETVAKRVNARPETIRRHYYKATEREEFEELRAETTLKLDIEDNDE; from the coding sequence ATGAGCCGGGATCTGTCGCCTCGAGAGGCTCGCGATCGGTTCCTATCCCGTCGAAAGCAGGAGAACACGGAGAAGACCGTTCGGAGCTACAAGAATCGACTGACTCGGTTCGTCCAGTGGGCCGAAGACGAAGGGATCGACTCGATGGCCGACCTGTCCGGCTGGGATCTCGACGAGTACCGTGCAGCGCGCGAGGCCGCAGGCATCGCACCTGCGACGTTAAAGGGACAGTTGACGGCCGTAAAGCAGCTGCTTGACTACTGTGCATCGATCGATGTCGTCGGTGACGATCTCCCGGACAAGGTGAACGTTCCGACGCTCTCGCGTTCGGAGGAGTCCAACGATACGATGCTCGAGGTCGACGACGCCAGCTCGTTGCTGTCGTTTTTCCGATCGTCGACTGACTGGTTTGGTCGGCCCCAGCACGCCTTTCTCGAGGTCGCATGGCACGTCGGCGCGCGAATGAGCGGCATTCGCGCCCTGGATCTCCGCGACTTTGATCCGGATCGACAGACGCTCGAGTTCCGTCACCGCCCGCCGACGCTGCTGAAGAACAAGGAGGAGGGTGAGCGTGTCGTCGGTATCTCGGAACCGGTTGTGAAAGCGCTCCGGACGTACATCGCCCGCGAGCGATTCGAGAAGCGCGACGAGAAGGGGCGTCAGCCGTTGTTCTGCGGTCGGCAGGGGAGACCGTCCGATACGACGTTTCGCGCCTGGTCCTACGTCGGGACGCATCCGTGTCTCGTCATACAGTGTCCGCACGGTAATCGGCGGCAGACGTGTGATTTCACTCGTCGAAATCACGCGAGTAAGTGCCCGTCCTCGAGGAGCCCACATGCTATCCGAACAGGGTCGATTACGTGGCAACTGCTCCGCGGGCTCGCTATCGAGACCGTCGCGAAGCGGGTGAACGCCCGTCCTGAGACGATTCGGAGACACTACTACAAAGCGACCGAGCGGGAGGAATTCGAAGAACTGCGTGCTGAGACAACTCTGAAACTAGACATTGAAGACAATGATGAGTAA
- a CDS encoding MarR family transcriptional regulator: MTQADDRILETLADSDLTLSPRVLAANTDYSRHYISARLGELRDADLVDRVDEGLYVISDRGLAYLEGELSADELEKDE; encoded by the coding sequence ATGACACAAGCCGACGACCGCATTCTCGAGACCCTCGCGGATAGCGATCTCACGCTTTCGCCTCGCGTTCTCGCGGCCAACACGGACTACTCGCGTCACTATATCAGCGCCCGCCTCGGCGAACTTCGGGACGCCGATCTCGTCGATCGCGTCGACGAAGGACTCTACGTGATCTCGGACCGTGGGCTCGCCTACCTCGAGGGCGAACTCAGCGCGGATGAGCTGGAAAAAGACGAGTAG
- a CDS encoding type IV pilin, translating into MDLTKYRQKLIGSEDERAVSPVIGVILMVAITVILAAVIAAFVLDLGDNMGSGSVSAGVSTDVSNSDHTVTITIDSMGDASQFDLRGDLHGDYDQDDLNDELSQTGASVTLHHDENEDGNDDLDNDFTLDDSSSGSVNVVAIDGDSESVVASFEWDEWD; encoded by the coding sequence ATGGATTTGACCAAATACAGACAGAAGCTGATCGGAAGCGAAGACGAACGGGCAGTGAGTCCGGTTATCGGCGTGATTCTCATGGTTGCGATAACCGTTATTCTCGCAGCTGTGATCGCAGCCTTCGTACTAGATCTCGGTGATAACATGGGTTCAGGCAGTGTGAGTGCTGGCGTTAGCACAGATGTTAGTAATTCAGATCACACAGTGACGATCACTATTGATTCAATGGGCGATGCCAGTCAATTTGATCTTCGTGGCGATCTTCACGGAGACTATGATCAAGACGATCTAAATGATGAACTAAGCCAAACCGGAGCTTCAGTCACCCTCCATCATGATGAGAATGAAGATGGGAACGACGATCTAGATAACGACTTTACCTTAGATGACAGCTCGTCTGGTTCGGTTAACGTTGTCGCTATCGATGGCGACTCCGAATCAGTTGTTGCGTCCTTCGAATGGGACGAGTGGGACTAA
- a CDS encoding PQQ-binding-like beta-propeller repeat protein has protein sequence MSTDSAEDFSPRPQPTAHEVEPGCSLDRRTFLQGTAAAAAIAAGGAASTGTASASAASTIVDGLKEAITGAATAGAIGGPQSLAVWVGAVALGEIYGGVSESPSADRHSLHQLVHNEIEWMNAHLVNFGNYMEDTRPIASLEARHGMATAWEDGDGSADAYDTALQMIRQYYELPEFNHAHTGNKALLQLSYIQGSGYDTDPQYNVQTTGEDDGGDPFIFRISDEREDVDLELHAGTQVDENAFDEIDHIEPDDGTMTTPIVDIIDDTGDDEETVDSFPIVTNDVIDAYDPDGEEFEIELDGTTYTTDLEFMVQNVGDYEEDPALGQQIAFEGPAFFELFHDIEEMSDDVVSNYDQSFIEDIYDELDAGNITPEQVRSPEGMARYLSGTDDVESERFQIAWMQQFGFERADMSLVRGMEVSWTGATDMQTDTDPDRDRRRTYPAEYVENETYDGVLFGSDLPDDGFQSGNEYAVGPQVFVPDADDDRIIAHTLGSDEENWSYEYTDPLNGGVAVSPDRSTVYVGHQDDGVVALDATDGTEIWDSENLGNRPRQTSVVPDGPVIASTTSETHGIDTDDGSQLWEYTEGSSSHSIPPDGDTVFTHDGPEVHSVDPSNGSQNWTHTLSGDALVSEAGVNGDLFALTDTDPIRLVAIDSEGSEKWSVDTDIPTDSHPRGIIEKTDGTLLVTEGGNGDIYAYDSSDGSEKWSEDVLPDFGGFMKGPRAPTSDKIIVYEHQETEFVVFDYTDRSTKTYQHPPTLNGARYVQMWHPSEQVDGMAAAAIINDENAEGQVNLTDGVLEIHDMYDAGGATIEHVNDETINDLETATGEDIDTIIDDMDEFDDESDIRYTRDVIDILEHYDAGDELENVHTEETDYSSPDYDTFDSTDFAEAMTSLEEKIEQIEEEDDDTNVSVGIDNPLDDFGDGAVWVGLAVIVMVVLTVVSIVTDAIPILNN, from the coding sequence ATGTCGACCGACTCGGCGGAGGACTTCAGCCCACGCCCACAGCCCACAGCCCACGAGGTCGAGCCAGGCTGCTCGCTCGATCGGCGAACGTTCCTCCAGGGGACGGCCGCGGCCGCGGCGATCGCGGCGGGCGGGGCGGCCTCGACGGGGACGGCCTCGGCATCGGCCGCTTCCACCATCGTCGACGGGCTGAAAGAAGCCATCACCGGGGCGGCGACCGCCGGGGCGATCGGCGGCCCGCAAAGCCTCGCGGTGTGGGTCGGAGCGGTCGCTCTCGGGGAGATTTACGGAGGGGTCAGCGAATCGCCGTCCGCAGACCGGCATTCGCTCCATCAACTCGTGCACAACGAAATCGAGTGGATGAACGCCCATCTCGTGAACTTCGGGAACTACATGGAGGACACCCGGCCGATTGCCTCGCTCGAGGCGCGGCACGGAATGGCGACCGCGTGGGAGGATGGCGACGGTTCTGCTGACGCCTACGACACCGCGTTGCAGATGATCCGCCAGTACTACGAACTTCCCGAGTTCAATCACGCACACACCGGAAACAAGGCGCTGCTGCAACTGAGCTACATCCAAGGCTCCGGCTACGACACCGACCCGCAGTACAACGTTCAGACTACCGGCGAAGACGACGGCGGCGACCCGTTCATCTTCCGAATCTCGGACGAACGCGAAGACGTCGACCTCGAGCTACACGCCGGTACTCAGGTCGACGAAAACGCCTTCGACGAGATCGACCACATCGAGCCGGACGACGGCACGATGACCACGCCGATCGTCGACATCATCGACGACACCGGAGACGATGAGGAGACGGTCGACTCGTTCCCGATCGTCACGAACGACGTGATCGACGCCTACGACCCCGACGGGGAAGAGTTCGAAATCGAACTGGACGGCACAACCTACACCACAGACCTCGAGTTCATGGTGCAGAACGTCGGGGACTACGAGGAGGACCCTGCGCTCGGCCAGCAAATCGCGTTCGAAGGACCCGCGTTCTTCGAACTGTTCCACGACATCGAGGAGATGAGCGACGACGTAGTTTCGAACTACGACCAGTCGTTCATCGAAGACATCTACGACGAATTGGACGCCGGGAACATCACACCTGAGCAGGTCCGTTCCCCCGAGGGAATGGCGCGCTATCTGAGCGGCACTGACGACGTAGAGAGCGAACGCTTCCAGATCGCGTGGATGCAACAATTCGGCTTCGAACGTGCCGATATGTCGCTCGTCCGCGGCATGGAGGTTTCGTGGACTGGCGCGACGGATATGCAGACCGACACGGACCCGGACCGGGACCGAAGGCGAACGTACCCGGCTGAGTACGTCGAGAACGAAACCTACGACGGCGTTCTATTCGGTAGCGACCTCCCCGACGACGGGTTCCAATCTGGAAACGAGTACGCTGTCGGCCCGCAGGTCTTCGTCCCTGACGCGGACGACGACCGAATCATTGCCCACACCTTGGGATCTGACGAAGAAAACTGGTCTTACGAATACACCGATCCGCTCAACGGCGGTGTAGCTGTCTCTCCCGACCGGAGCACGGTCTACGTAGGCCACCAAGACGATGGTGTGGTCGCACTCGATGCCACAGACGGCACTGAGATATGGGATTCTGAAAACCTCGGCAACCGACCAAGACAAACCTCGGTCGTTCCCGACGGCCCTGTAATCGCCTCAACCACGAGTGAAACCCACGGGATCGACACGGACGATGGATCTCAACTGTGGGAATACACGGAAGGTAGTTCATCTCATTCGATACCACCTGATGGCGACACTGTGTTCACCCACGACGGTCCAGAAGTCCATTCGGTAGATCCCTCGAACGGCTCGCAGAACTGGACGCACACGCTATCTGGCGACGCTCTTGTCTCCGAGGCTGGCGTCAACGGCGACCTGTTCGCTCTCACCGACACCGACCCGATCCGTCTGGTCGCAATCGACTCGGAAGGCTCCGAAAAATGGTCGGTCGATACCGACATCCCTACCGATTCTCACCCTCGGGGGATCATCGAAAAAACGGACGGAACCCTGCTTGTCACCGAAGGGGGCAACGGCGACATCTACGCTTACGATTCGTCGGATGGTTCCGAAAAATGGAGTGAGGATGTCTTACCGGACTTCGGCGGATTCATGAAGGGGCCGAGAGCACCCACTTCGGACAAAATAATCGTCTACGAACACCAAGAAACCGAGTTCGTCGTCTTCGACTACACCGATCGATCGACAAAAACCTACCAACACCCACCCACACTGAACGGAGCCAGATACGTCCAGATGTGGCACCCGTCGGAACAAGTCGACGGAATGGCTGCTGCGGCGATAATCAACGACGAGAACGCCGAAGGCCAGGTAAACCTCACCGATGGTGTGCTCGAGATCCACGACATGTACGACGCTGGCGGAGCCACGATCGAGCACGTCAACGACGAGACGATCAACGATCTCGAGACCGCCACTGGCGAGGACATCGACACGATCATCGACGACATGGACGAGTTCGACGACGAGTCGGACATCCGGTACACCCGCGACGTGATCGACATCCTCGAGCACTACGACGCCGGGGACGAACTCGAGAACGTCCACACCGAAGAAACGGACTACTCCAGTCCCGACTACGACACCTTCGACTCGACCGATTTTGCCGAGGCGATGACCTCGCTCGAGGAGAAGATCGAACAGATCGAGGAGGAAGACGACGACACGAATGTCAGCGTCGGGATCGACAATCCGCTCGATGACTTCGGAGACGGCGCGGTCTGGGTCGGACTCGCCGTGATCGTGATGGTCGTCCTCACTGTCGTCAGCATCGTGACCGACGCCATTCCGATCCTGAACAACTGA
- a CDS encoding pyridoxamine 5'-phosphate oxidase family protein: MNAEKMAHEEVVEFLRSENTGVLSLTSGRETYAIPESFGYNDDTIYFQFANREDSHKMSFVETTGVATFTVFSENPTRSVIIRGTLESVPEDEMPEAMDALAENATVPTLNVFPDTTMDELSFELYRINPKSVSGRRFSNPHSTPAMGLSDICIGHLEDALERDDPIKKDFHIRQAVQACLPFSSE, translated from the coding sequence ATGAACGCCGAAAAGATGGCCCACGAAGAGGTCGTGGAATTTCTTCGAAGCGAGAATACGGGTGTGTTGTCGCTAACTAGCGGCAGAGAGACCTACGCTATCCCTGAGTCGTTCGGGTACAATGATGACACCATCTACTTTCAATTCGCTAACCGGGAGGACAGCCACAAGATGTCGTTCGTCGAAACGACCGGTGTTGCAACTTTCACTGTCTTTTCCGAGAACCCCACGAGAAGCGTCATCATCAGAGGTACTCTTGAGAGTGTGCCGGAAGACGAAATGCCCGAGGCTATGGATGCGCTCGCGGAGAACGCAACTGTTCCGACACTAAACGTTTTTCCGGATACTACGATGGACGAACTTTCGTTCGAACTCTATCGGATCAACCCCAAATCCGTTTCTGGACGGAGGTTTTCCAACCCTCATTCGACGCCAGCAATGGGGCTCTCGGATATCTGTATCGGCCACCTCGAAGACGCATTAGAGAGGGACGACCCGATAAAAAAGGACTTCCACATTCGACAAGCGGTGCAGGCCTGCTTACCGTTCTCCTCCGAGTAG
- a CDS encoding DUF7692 domain-containing protein, producing MSHSETPGSVRIRTDDGNEWRFDAIQKASRFYDCNRSNAVAFACEDIDQLVAAAARVLERDDLTREQRREIAETLSTRAVSFEFETNVSVTTKGEL from the coding sequence ATGTCTCACTCAGAGACGCCCGGATCGGTTCGCATCCGGACAGACGACGGTAACGAATGGCGATTCGACGCTATCCAGAAAGCTTCCCGGTTCTACGATTGCAACCGGAGCAACGCGGTCGCGTTCGCCTGCGAAGACATCGATCAACTTGTCGCCGCAGCTGCGCGCGTCCTCGAGCGCGACGACCTCACTCGCGAGCAGCGCCGGGAGATCGCCGAGACGCTGAGTACTCGAGCCGTCAGCTTCGAGTTCGAAACCAACGTTTCAGTAACAACAAAAGGAGAGCTGTGA